The genomic region GTTTACAGAAGTCAGAGGTCAGCAAGCAGAGATCAGCAAGCACTTCTCACTGATCCCTGCTCTCTAACCCCTGACCTCTGATCCCTAAAAACTAACTATATGAATTTACACGAGTATCAAGGAAAGGAAATCTTATCGAGTTTCGGGGTGCGCACCCAACGCGGTATCGTAGCGCAAACCCCAGCAGAGGCAGTGGAAGCCGCCAAAACCCTCACTGAGCAAACAGGCACCGCGTGGTATGTAGTGAAAGCGCAAATACACGCTGGCGGGCGCGGCAAAGGCGGTGGCGTAAAGCTCGCTAAGGGGCTTGACAAGGTAGAAGGCCTCGCCTCAGAGATCATCGGGATGCACCTCATCACCCCACAGACACCCCCCACAGGCAAAGAAGTGCACCAAGTGCTCATCGCCGAAGACGTCTACTACCCTGGCGAGAGCGAACCCTCAGAGTTTTATATGTCCGTACTGCTCAACCGCGCCAAGGGCAAGAATATGATAATGTATTCCACTGAGGGCGGTATGGATATAGAGAAGGTCGCCGCCGAAACGCCTCATCTCATCTTCACGGAGGAAATCGACCCCACAGTGGGCTTGTTGCCCTTCCAAGCACGACAGATCGCCTTCAACCTCGGGCTATCGGGCGAGGCACATAAGGAAATGGTAAAATTCGTTACTGCACTCTATAAGGCGTATGTAGCTTCCGATTCGAGCCTGTTCGAAATCAACCCCGTGCTGAAAACTTCTGATAATAAAATATTAGCGGTGGACGCCAAGGTAGTGCTTGATGACAATGCCCTCTATCGCCACCCTGAATATATGGCTTATCGCGACCTGCGCGAGGAGAACCCTATTGAGGTGGAAGCCAAAGCAGCAGGGCTCAACTATGTGGCACTCGACGGCAATGTAGGCTGTATGGTCAACGGAGCGGGCTTGGCGATGGCTACAATGGATCTCATCAAGCAGGCAGGCGGCTCACCAGCTAACTTCCTCGATGTGGGCGGCACCGCTGACGCTAAGCGCGTGGAGACAGCCTTCCGCATCATACTGAAAGACCCCAAAGTAAAAGCCATTTTGGTGAACATCTTCGGCGGGATTGTCCGTTGCGATCGTGTGGCACAGGGCATTGTGGACGCCTACAAGAATATAGGCGATACCATTAAAGTGCCTATCATCGTGCGACTGCAAGGCACCAATGCCGAAAAAGCCAAAGAACTCATCGACAACTCAGGCTTATCGGTACACTCAGCCATCCTATTCCAAGAGGCAGCCGATAAGGTAAAGGAAGTACTCAAATAAGAGAAAGTTTTAAATTGTTCATAGTAAGAAACAGCCCGCTCAGTTTCCTGAACGGGCTGTTTTTATTTGAGGATTATCAATATCCTACCTCACTATTTACAAGATTTTACATAATCATCAACGACTTTTACCAAGCCTTCTTTGGTAGCTACTTCGTAGGTTGCAAAGTTTAAAGCGCCACATTTCACATATTTATCAAACAGCTCCTTAACCTTCTCAGGTGATTTCTTGCCAAACATCCCTTTATCACCTAAATAAATAGCTTTTTCTTGATTGGCGAGCTTCAAATAACACACCTCAGGTCTTAGCACCTGCGCAAGAACATAATTACCATCCTTTTCATAGATAATTTCAAAGAACTGAGCCCGATTATCCAAGAAACTCAGGTCGTTTGTATTACCACTAACGGCACCATCTTCCATACTTTTAACGCCTAAAAAGCGCCTATCACCCACACCAAAGATCACGTTTTTATTTGCCTTGTAGTAGGTAGCCTTTTTTCCTTCTTGCTCTTTTATGCTTACTGTACCTCCGTAGTTGGTAGCATCAGCCATCCCTGGTTGTCTTTTGAGTTTAGCATCAATAGACTCAAATTCAATGGTAACAAGCCCTTCTTTCTTTTCGCCTGTCTTAGGGTCAATTATATAGCCCTGTACATCGTAAATATTCGCTGAGGTCGCTTTTGCCTTATCTTCTAACGCCTTATCCTGTGCTGCCATAGCATCATTAACCCCTTTTGTATAAGCATCTACTTGCTCCTTCATATTGCCCAAGGTATACCCATTGAAATACAAAGCTCTTACAAAACGATCAGCTATTTCCTCCCCAAATGCGCTATCGGAATACTTCACATCAGGGACTACAAACTCCTTCCCGTCATACGTCTTAAAGGTGCAATCTGCGGGTTTATTAGTTTGTAACGTTGAGAAATGCAGTTCAGCGATTTTAAACTTATTTAAGTCGCCTACTGCATAAGCGGCAGTATGATCGTTGATGGTCTTTTTGGTTATGTAACCTATGGCCTTCCCTTTAGCGGTAATTGTTCCTTTTTCAACTTTGAGAGAAACCTCTCTTGCAAGTTCATCTTCTTTCTGTCGCTGAGCTTTGATAGCCTCTTTTCGCTCATCAATTAGCTTTGAGATACTCCTATCTTCGTGGTCAAAGAAAGAGGCTATCTTTTCAGCATTCACCCCATCAAGAGTTATGAGTCCTGCCTCACTTTTGATGAGCCCTTCAACAGTCATTTTCTCATAGCTCAGGGTAAAACCTACCTTTCCCATTTCCATCTCGCGAACTACACCATTCTGCCCTTTGATTTCGAGCCAGAACTTACTAGGATCCACATTGCCTAAAGGCGTGCGACTGGTAGCTATTGCAGAAAAAAGAGGCGTACCCGATAGGTCAGAAAAGAGATACATCTTATCCTTCTTCTCCACTTTGGCAATAGGGCGCTTATCAACTAATATTTGCCCTTTCTTAACACTGATATCCTGTGCCCAAGTCATAGACACGAGGTATATCGCTACAAAAAATGTTAGAATTCTTTTCATTGTTTAATTGACTTTTTCTATATGAAATTAACGCCACAAAAGTATATAAATACTGAATAATAGTAAAACTTTTTACCATTTATTTTTATTTCTCCTGTAGTACCCTGAGCACTGCTTGGTAATTCTGCTGCACTTGTGGAGTATTCATCCCTAATTTAAGGGCTTTTTCATAGGCCTTTTTAGCTGCTGTGTAGTTCTTCTCTTCGGTGAGGAGCAGCGCCTTGTAATAGGCTATCTGTGGATTGGAGGGTGCTCGCTTCTCAGCGGCATCAAGACACTGCCAAGCCTTAGCCTTCTGCTGCAACTGGCTGTAAAGAATTGCTAAATTCAGGCGTAAATAGTTCAGTGATGGATCTTTGGTGAGTGCCCGCTCATAGAAGAGAATTGCCTTCTGGGGGGCGCCCATCTGGGTGTAGTAATCGCCTGCTGTAGCTGCCCCCACAGGAAAGTCAGACTGCGAAAGCACAAAGGTTTCGTACTCAGTAAGGCGCTCACGTCCCTGAGGAAGTGCCTCTACTCCTGCCCTACCCTTCTGTGTGAGCCATAGGTTGGTAGCAGCAAGCCTCACCGCTCTTACAGGTTCGGAAAGTAGCGGCAACACCTTAGCCTCCTCACCCTGAATGCTAAAATTGCCAAGGGCTATAACAGCACGGTAGCGTGTCTGAGGGTCGGTGCTAGTGAGCTGTGTTACGATAGTGCGAAAGCTCTCAGGGGTGTGTAGCCCACCTAAGTAGTGGGTGGCAGTAGCTTTGATAATCGCAGGTGTGGCAGGGTCAGAAAGCAGTTTTGCCAAGTGGGCGTAGCTCTGTTTATCACGACGACTGCCGAGTATCAAATCCTCAGCAAAATGGGGCTTGCGTACATTGCCATACCACTTCTTGACTGCCTCAGCTGTCCAACGCGCCGACTTACCGGTGTGGCAATCATTGCAGGCGTTAGGAACAGCATACTTTTCGCTCAGGTCAGGACGCGGCACCTTGAAGTTATGGTCGTGACGCACATCGTTACCCATATAAGTGCGAGTGGGCATATGGCAATGACGGCAATCGGAGGCAGCTGTGCCCTCCTTGTGAAAGGTGTGCTGAGTGCTTGCGTAGGTCTGGGAATGGCATTGCAGGCAGAGCCCATTGCCCTCAATCTTCACCTTACCTGTATGCGGGCGGTGACAGTCGGTGCAGCGCACTCCAGCGTGGAACATCTTGCTTTGGAGAAAAGAAGTGTATTTGTAGACCTCATCAAAAGCCTGTCCATCAGGGTAATAAATGGCTACTGCGGGTATCTCAGGAATGTAGTTATCAAGAAACTCACTCGAAGGGGTATGGTATTGGGTTGTCTCGCCACGACGCGCGTGACAAGCGCCGCAGGTGTTGAGTTGCTGCTTCTGGCTATGAGCCTCTTGCAGACTGATGAATAGCTCTTTACTTCCTTTTTTATAGGCAGCATCCTTCACCCAAGCGATGTGCTTTTTGCCTGCCCCGTGGCAACTCTCACAGCCAACAGTAAGCTCGCTGTAATCGGTAGTGTAGGTGTCGTGCAGAGGGTTGTAATTCTTATGTAGGTTGGTGCTGTGGCAAGAGGCGCACATTAGGTTCCAGTTCTGCGAGGCATTCGTCCAGTGGAAATAGTCGTCAGGAGCTATCTTTTGCCCTGCATACTGATGAAACCACTTGCCTTTACGGCTGTCCCAACTCTGGCGGAGCACCTGCATCTTACCTCCTTGAAAAGCAACCAAATACTGCTGAAGAGGATAATAGCCAAAGGTGTAGCTCACTTCAAAGTCAGCGTATTTGCCGTCTGCCCCTTGGGTATTGACGTAGTACTTATCGCCTCGCTTGAAGAAGTGTGAAGTGATGCCGTCGGCAGTGTAGGAAGCATTGTCAAAGTCGCCTAAAACAGTCTCCGTTGTGGGGCGCTGCATTGCCTTGAAATGGTCGGAAGCCTGCCAATCGGCAAAAGCCTTGGGGTGACACTCTTTGCAAGAGGCAGAGCCTGCGTAGGCTTCTGGCATTGATGCAATACGTTTGGGCACAGCACTGTACTGCTCATCAGAGAGGTAGTACTTGATGAGTAATAGGGCGGTGCCTAATACGGCTATTAAAAGTAATGCAACGATTATCTTTCGTTTCATCAGTGGAGGTTGCGTTAATGGGTAATCTCTTCGTTTTTAGTTTTACGTTTTTAATATTGTGTATTGCTTTGTATGGGATTATGACCTACCCATTCTATACTGCTTGTCCGTTACCGATCCGTTTGGGGTTCGTTCGGGGGGCGCAGTGCGAGGATGAGCGGTATGGTTATTTCTTTTGGATTTCTTTTTGAAGGTAGTCAGCCATACTTTTACCCCAATGTGGACTGTTGGGAGTCTTTGGGGTGAACTTTGCTAACTTCTCAAAGGCTTGTGCCAATACGGGCTTAGCTTTCTCAGCACCACCACCGAAAACCTTGGGTGTGTGATAGATACCCACGGCACGCACGATATAAGGTCGGGGGTTATCGGGGTTGAGTTGGATCGCTTTTTGGAGGTATTGACCGCTGGTGCGCCCGTACTTGCTGCCACGCATCATAGGATTAACGCGCACTTTTGAGGAGTAGAGGTAGGCATAGAGGGTCGCAATCTCTGAGGGATCGGCAGTGGGTTGCTTTTCGGCGAGTTTGAGGTATTTCTCAGCTTCGTCGCAGAAGCTATCAATAGTGCTGCCTTCGGAGAGTTCGGCTAAACGCACATTGGTGTAGGCAGCGTAGTAATTGGCGAGCCAGTTATTAGCATCGGCAAGGGCAATACGTTGAAAATCATTGGCGAGGGTTTGCAAAGAGGGCTTGTCGTAAGTGCGATCGAGGGTTTGTATTTTCTCGGTAAGAGCGGCTTCGATGTCCTGTGCCCCAGCGGTAAAGCTCAGCAGAAGGATTATAGAGGTTATGATGTATTTTTTCATCTGATAAATATTTATTTGATTATTAATGCGACAAAGGTAGGCAGAAAGTAGCAAACTCACAAATCTTTTATTCAAAAAGCAATCTTCTTGGGTAGAATTTCAGTTGTTTTCGTGTGGGAAGTGTGTACGTAAAGTTCTTTTTATCAGTATAGTTACGTTCTGTTACAAGTTTTTTTCAAGTTTTTATTTGGTAGGTTGGCGAAATAGTCTTTCCTTTGCATTGCATAGTCAATGATGGGATATGTTTTTTTTCTAAATTAAGTAATCAGATGAGATATTTTACGTTGTTACTGCTGTTATACAGTTCATTTTCAGCTGCTCAGGTAACGATCAAGGGCGTAATAGTCGACGAACGCCATAAGCCCGTAGCGGGTGTAAATGTGTTTCTGCAAGGCACTATCGAGGGTACGAGCACAGATGAGGCAGGTGCTTTTTCGTTTGTCAGTCGGCAGAAGGGCAAGGCTGTACTGATGTGTATGCACCTCTCAATGAAGGATGTAGCTATTCCGTTTGAGATCAGCGGCGAGGTGAAGCCATTCCAGATTGTGATGGAGGAAAAGGCTTCTGAGTTAGAGGAAGTGGTGGTAAGTGCGGCTACTTTTGGCATCAGCGATAAGCAACAGGCGACGGTGCTCAACCCGATGGAAGTGCAGAGTACGCCGAGTGCCGATGGGGGCATCACAGGGGCGGTGGTTACGCTGCCTGGTACCCAACAGGTGGGCGAGAGCGGACAGGTGTTTGTGCGTGGAGGTAGCGGCGACGAAACAAAGGTTACCATCGATGGGCTCAACATCCCTAATCCTTACTACGCTGGCGTACCCGATGTGGCACAACGCAGTCGCTTTTCGCCCCACCTCTTCAAAGGGATTGTCTTCAATACAGGCGGCTATTCGGCACAGTTCGGCGAGGCACTTTCTTCCGTATTGGTATTGGAAACCAAGGATCAACCTTCGAAACCGTCGGCTACGGTGGCACTAATCCCTTATGGGGCACTCGTGGGCAAGGAGTGGCTCAATAAGCGGGAGACCACTTCGTGGGGCGGAATGGTGGGCTATTACAACTTTAAGCCTTATTACGAGCTTATCAAACAGAATGTCGAGTGGCTCAAAGCCCCTGAGACGGTTACCTTCTCGGGGACGTTCAGGCAAAGTACGGGTGGCAACGGTATCTTGAAATGGTATGGCTTTGGCAATTGGACGCGTCAGGCTACTGCCCGCGAGAGCTTGCAACACTGGGGCACTCGAGAGCGCTATGAGTCCGATGACACTAATGGCGTCTCTCTGGTTACTTACACCCGCGATATTGCCCCTGAGTGGCGTATGTACGCGGGCTATGGACTGCATTTCGACCGCAATAAGGTTAGCGAAAGCCACACCCACAGCGATGCTTACACCCTGCACCAACAGTTCCGCCTGATGACCTCGGGCAAGCTCACGCGTTGGCTCAAGGCAGAAGTGGGCACCGAAGGTTTTACCTATAACGACGACCAGCTGAGCGACTACGAAACTGCCCTTTGGGCTACCACCTCGTGGCAACTGAGTCGCAAGTGGATACTGCTGGCGGGCTTGCGCACCGAGTACGACGATGTGCTGAGCAAGGCAGTGGTGTTGCCGCGCTTTTCAGTAGCGTACAAAACGGGGCGTTATCACCAGCTGAATCTCTCGGCAGGCGATTACAGCCAAAAACCTGCCTACAACTACCTCGCCCTCGATCGCCATCTGGACTACCAACGGGCACGGCACTACATCGCCGACTTCCAGTACGCCCACGAGAAGCGTTTTCTCCGCGCTGAGGTGTACTACAAGGACTATCGCGACCTGCTGCTTTACCCTACGCCTACTACCCTTAGCAATGGTGGCGAAGGCTATGCCACGGGCTTTGACTTCTTCTGGCGTGATGGCAAGAGCATTAAGGGGTTAGACTATTGGGTGTCGTATACCTACCTCGATACGCAACGCCGCTACTTGCGTTACCCGGTGGAGGCACAGCCTACCTTTGCCACACCTCATACGGCTCATTTGGTGGTGAAGTATTTTATTGAAAGCGCAGGGCTTTTCTTCGGAGCCTCGTACACGGTAGCCAGCGGTCGCCCTTATGAGAACCCTAATAACCCTGTTTTTCTTGCCGATAGAACGCCGACGTATCAGAATACGAACTTCAATGTAGCCCTCTTGCGCAAGTGGGGCAATACCTTCAACACTTTTGTGCTCTCGGTGAGCAATGTGCTGGGCACTAAGCAGGTGTTCAACTACCGCT from Capnocytophaga haemolytica harbors:
- the sucC gene encoding ADP-forming succinate--CoA ligase subunit beta, producing MNLHEYQGKEILSSFGVRTQRGIVAQTPAEAVEAAKTLTEQTGTAWYVVKAQIHAGGRGKGGGVKLAKGLDKVEGLASEIIGMHLITPQTPPTGKEVHQVLIAEDVYYPGESEPSEFYMSVLLNRAKGKNMIMYSTEGGMDIEKVAAETPHLIFTEEIDPTVGLLPFQARQIAFNLGLSGEAHKEMVKFVTALYKAYVASDSSLFEINPVLKTSDNKILAVDAKVVLDDNALYRHPEYMAYRDLREENPIEVEAKAAGLNYVALDGNVGCMVNGAGLAMATMDLIKQAGGSPANFLDVGGTADAKRVETAFRIILKDPKVKAILVNIFGGIVRCDRVAQGIVDAYKNIGDTIKVPIIVRLQGTNAEKAKELIDNSGLSVHSAILFQEAADKVKEVLK
- a CDS encoding multiheme c-type cytochrome — its product is MKRKIIVALLLIAVLGTALLLIKYYLSDEQYSAVPKRIASMPEAYAGSASCKECHPKAFADWQASDHFKAMQRPTTETVLGDFDNASYTADGITSHFFKRGDKYYVNTQGADGKYADFEVSYTFGYYPLQQYLVAFQGGKMQVLRQSWDSRKGKWFHQYAGQKIAPDDYFHWTNASQNWNLMCASCHSTNLHKNYNPLHDTYTTDYSELTVGCESCHGAGKKHIAWVKDAAYKKGSKELFISLQEAHSQKQQLNTCGACHARRGETTQYHTPSSEFLDNYIPEIPAVAIYYPDGQAFDEVYKYTSFLQSKMFHAGVRCTDCHRPHTGKVKIEGNGLCLQCHSQTYASTQHTFHKEGTAASDCRHCHMPTRTYMGNDVRHDHNFKVPRPDLSEKYAVPNACNDCHTGKSARWTAEAVKKWYGNVRKPHFAEDLILGSRRDKQSYAHLAKLLSDPATPAIIKATATHYLGGLHTPESFRTIVTQLTSTDPQTRYRAVIALGNFSIQGEEAKVLPLLSEPVRAVRLAATNLWLTQKGRAGVEALPQGRERLTEYETFVLSQSDFPVGAATAGDYYTQMGAPQKAILFYERALTKDPSLNYLRLNLAILYSQLQQKAKAWQCLDAAEKRAPSNPQIAYYKALLLTEEKNYTAAKKAYEKALKLGMNTPQVQQNYQAVLRVLQEK
- a CDS encoding TonB-dependent receptor, giving the protein MRYFTLLLLLYSSFSAAQVTIKGVIVDERHKPVAGVNVFLQGTIEGTSTDEAGAFSFVSRQKGKAVLMCMHLSMKDVAIPFEISGEVKPFQIVMEEKASELEEVVVSAATFGISDKQQATVLNPMEVQSTPSADGGITGAVVTLPGTQQVGESGQVFVRGGSGDETKVTIDGLNIPNPYYAGVPDVAQRSRFSPHLFKGIVFNTGGYSAQFGEALSSVLVLETKDQPSKPSATVALIPYGALVGKEWLNKRETTSWGGMVGYYNFKPYYELIKQNVEWLKAPETVTFSGTFRQSTGGNGILKWYGFGNWTRQATARESLQHWGTRERYESDDTNGVSLVTYTRDIAPEWRMYAGYGLHFDRNKVSESHTHSDAYTLHQQFRLMTSGKLTRWLKAEVGTEGFTYNDDQLSDYETALWATTSWQLSRKWILLAGLRTEYDDVLSKAVVLPRFSVAYKTGRYHQLNLSAGDYSQKPAYNYLALDRHLDYQRARHYIADFQYAHEKRFLRAEVYYKDYRDLLLYPTPTTLSNGGEGYATGFDFFWRDGKSIKGLDYWVSYTYLDTQRRYLRYPVEAQPTFATPHTAHLVVKYFIESAGLFFGASYTVASGRPYENPNNPVFLADRTPTYQNTNFNVALLRKWGNTFNTFVLSVSNVLGTKQVFNYRYTPDGAHRIAVGLPYDRAFMIGWFISIGQNRSQEVLDQLQ